A stretch of Lactuca sativa cultivar Salinas chromosome 6, Lsat_Salinas_v11, whole genome shotgun sequence DNA encodes these proteins:
- the LOC111881957 gene encoding early light-induced protein 1, chloroplastic yields MAASSIFMVAPITVFKRNPAFSIRCMAPTPQSGETGSSKQATTPNMTTPPPPPPAPKVSSKFSDVLAFSGPAPERINGRLAMIGFVSAMAVEVSSGQDVFAQIGNGGVAVFVGTSMVLTLASLVPLFKGVSVQSKSSGLMTSDAEPLSSLANVLQNFSITELNLIKTGKYIYSFEHLFVSIYHTWFKTSNHEKHVF; encoded by the coding sequence ATGGCTGCTTCTTCAATATTCATGGTAGCCCCCATCACAGTTTTCAAGAGAAATCCCGCATTCTCCATCAGGTGCATGGCACCGACACCACAAAGTGGTGAAACCGGGAGTTCCAAACAAGCAACCACACCAAATATGACCACTCCTCCTCCTCCACCGCCTGCACCGAAGGTCAGCTCGAAGTTCTCTGATGTATTGGCGTTCAGCGGACCGGCACCGGAGAGGATAAACGGTAGGTTGGCGATGATCGGGTTTGTGTCGGCGATGGCGGTAGAAGTGAGCAGCGGTCAAGACGTGTTTGCCCAGATCGGCAATGGCGGAGTGGCGGTGTTTGTCGGCACTAGCATGGTGTTGACGTTAGCGTCGTTGGTGCCGTTGTTTAAAGGAGTGAGTGTGCAGTCGAAGTCGAGTGGACTGATGACGTCAGATGCAGAGCCCTTGTCTAGTCTAGCTAATGTATTACAAAACTTTTCTATTACAGAATTAAATCTAATTAAAACAGgaaaatatatatattcttttgaaCATTTATTTGTATCAATTTACCATACATGGTTCAAAACTTCAAATCATGAAAAGCATGTTTTCTGA